Proteins encoded by one window of Brienomyrus brachyistius isolate T26 chromosome 1, BBRACH_0.4, whole genome shotgun sequence:
- the plcl1 gene encoding inactive phospholipase C-like protein 1, producing the protein MSERECYGDELCGEGVPEFHPGRAARAGRRSGVTLPMAERASPVAPDTEATLMEAVKAAPRRSSIIKDPTVQKVGGGRKKTVSFSSMPSEKKVSSASDCLAFMQGGCELKKVRPSSRIYCRFYTLDPELTCLRWEPSKKDGDRARLDITAIREVRTGKSTDTFRHNGPAEQLPEEAAFSIIYGDEYQSLDLVALSPDVANIWVTGLRYLISHPTSCCEADEGSPGSRTRRDWLASEFSKWDEDGYGIISEDAAVAAICSLYPGIKEAKVQLKFKEIQRSKEKLTSHVTLEEFQEAYCELCTRADVYFLLVQLSKDRECLDGQDLRLFLETEQGLPLATVEGCLDIVRRFEPSSQGREKGLLGLDGFTRYLQSPECYLFDPEHQEVCQDMTLPLSHYYISASYRSYLLEDQVHGRAELGGLLQALQAGCRCLELGVRDGPDDEPLLGMERNPQHSLLSQMPPITIHNALEVINKYAFLTSPYPLLLYLCQNCSLAQQRVLAQHLRTVFGARLYTPLSPNGLLGVRGAQLPSPEELKGRVLLVGKKLPQEDQASDGEVSEEEEELGIGGPLAGRRVTLPGEEDAGVVLVVPPPSQTCQLRLCRELSDLVVVARGGSRSFYSHRVAPRSPPSSPSTPSSPMAQVMPPCWTLCSLGEGEAARLASESLEELVSFTKRFLTRVRPSSVRLDSGNPNPQDFWKGGCQLVALNQQTAGAMLDLQRARFAQNGSCGLVLRPAVMREAVSYFSADTQGCVPGVPPQTLRVKVISAHGLPKPQGAGAKGQVIDPYVVLELHGVPADCAEQRTRTAAQNQDDPLFDETFEFQVNLPELALLRFVVLDDDYIGDDFIGQYSVAFECLQPGYRTVPLLGLLGEPLAHASLFVHVAITNRRGGGKAQRRGLSVRRGARRGREYVTLRSTGIKVLDDTFRSVSTPLREAADLREDAQNATVNFKEQCGLPPVANLKQCIQSLAPRLQTVEGPPAACLVLKDGCPCLEPVGSLPDATRKLLSAYDAMVLAHRQVTENADSIQERIAQVQKDGMEFHEDLPRLGEKEGLKGRKQSKAVESFAWNITVLKGQCDLLRSAKVDALDALRQLALACEACGLAATSKLQSGSTQLDNNHANPRRGSAQGNGRI; encoded by the exons GACCCGACGGTACAGAAAGTGGGTGGCGGGAGGAAGAAGACAGTGTCATTCAGTAGCATGCCCTCTGAGAAGAAGGTGAGCAGCGCCAGCGACTGCTTGGCTTTCATGCAGGGCGGCTGCGAGCTGAAGAAGGTGCGACCCAGCTCTCGCATCTACTGCCGCTTCTACACGCTGGACCCGGAGCTCACCTGCTTGCGCTGGGAGCCCTCCAAGAAGGACGGGGACCGCGCCCGGCTGGACATCACCGCGATCCGCGAGGTGCGCACGGGCAAGAGCACCGACACGTTCCGCCACAACGGCCCCGCCGAGCAGCTGCCCGAGGAGGCCGCCTTCTCCATCATCTACGGCGACGAGTACCAGTCCCTCGACCTGGTGGCGCTCTCACCAGATGTGGCTAACATTTGGGTGACGGGTCTACGCTACCTGATTTCCCACCCGACGTCCTGCTGCGAGGCCGACGAAGGCAGCCCCGGCAGCCGGACGCGCCGAGATTGGCTGGCCTCCGAGTTCAGCAAGTGGGACGAGGACGGCTACGGGATCATCTCGGAAGATGCAGCTGTAGCTGCCATCTGCAGCCTCTACCCCGGCATCAAAGAGGCTAAG GTCCAACTGAAATTCAAGGAAATCCAGCGAAGCAAGGAGAAGCTGACCTCCCACGTCACGCTGGAGGAGTTTCAGGAGGCTTACTGCGAGCTCTGCACCCGAGCCGATGTCTATTTCCTCCTGGTGCAGCTCTCCAAGGACCGCGAGTGCCTGGATGGCCAGGACCTGCGGCTCTTCCTGGAGACGGAGCAGGGCCTTCCTCTAGCCACGGTTGAGGGCTGCCTGGACATCGTGCGGCGCTTTGAGCCATCCTCCCAGGGCAGGGAGAAGGGTTTGCTGGGCCTGGATGGCTTCACCCGCTATCTGCAGTCACCCGAGTGCTACCTGTTTGACCCTGAGCACCAGGAGGTGTGTCAGGACATGACACTGCCGCTGTCCCACTACTACATCAGTGCCTCCTACCGCTCCTACCTGCTGGAGGACCAGGTGCATGGGCGTGCTGAGCTTGGGGGGCTCCTGCAGGCCCTGCAGGCTGGGTGCCGCTGCCTGGAGCTGGGCGTCAGGGATGGCCCGGATGACGAGCCTCTTCTGGGAATGGAGCGCAACCCCCAGCACTCCCTACTCTCCCAGATGCCCCCAATCACCATCCACAATGCGCTGGAGGTGATCAACAAGTACGCCTTCCTGACCTCGCCCTACCCGCTGCTACTGTACCTATGCCAGAACTGCTCCCTGGCTCAGCAGCGTGTCCTGGCCCAACACCTGCGCACTGTCTTCGGGGCACGACTTTACACCCCTCTGTCGCCCAATGGGCTGCTGGGGGTCCGGGGAGCCCAGTTGCCATCTCCCGAGGAGCTAAAGGGCCGGGTGCTGCTGGTGGGCAAGAAGCTGCCCCAAGAAGATCAGGCATCTGATGGGGAGGTgtcagaggaagaggaggagcttgGAATCGGGGGTCCACTGGCGGGCCGGCGAGTGACTCTCCCCGGGGAGGAGGACGCgggggtggtgctggtggtaccGCCTCCGTCACAGACCTGCCAGCTACGCCTGTGCCGGGAGCTGTCTGACTTGGTGGTAGTGGCTCGCGGTGGGAGCCGCAGCTTCTACAGCCACCGAGTGGCGCCACGGTCCCCCCCCAGCAGCCCCAGCACCCCCAGCAGCCCCATGGCCCAGGTGATGCCCCCGTGCTGGACCCTGTGCTCCCTGGGGGAGGGCGAGGCGGCCAGGCTGGCCAGCGAATCCCTCGAGGAGCTGGTGAGCTTCACCAAGCGGTTCCTTACAAGGGTGCGGCCAAGTTCTGTGCGGCTGGACTCCGGCAACCCTAACCCCCAGGACTTCTGGAAGGGGGGGTGCCAGCTGGTGGCGCTGAACCAGCAGACCGCCGGCGCCATGCTGGACCTGCAGCGGGCACGCTTCGCCCAGAACGGCAGCTGCGGTCTGGTGCTGCGGCCCGCCGTCATGCGCGAGGCCGTCTCCTACTTCAGCGCTGACACGCAGGGCTGCGTGCCGGGGGTGCCGCCCCAGACCCTGCGGGTCAAGGTGATCAGCGCCCACGGGCTGCCCAAGCCACAGGGGGCCGGTGCCAAGGGCCAGGTCATCGACCCCTACGTGGTGCTGGAACTGCACGGCGTACCGGCCGACTGCGCAGAGCAGCGCACACGCACCGCCGCCCAGAACCAGGACGACCCGCTCTTTGACGAGACTTTCGAATTCCAG GTGAACCTTCCGGAACTGGCCCTCCTGCGCTTCGTGGTGCTGGACGATGACTACATCGGTGATGACTTCATCGGCCAGTACAGTGTGGCCTTCGAGTGCCTGCAGCCTGGCTACCGCACCGTGCCCCTGCTGGGGCTGCTGGGAGAGCCGCTGGCCCACGCCAGCCTCTTCGTACATGTGGCCATCACCAACCGGCGGGGCGGGGGCAAGGCCCAGCGGAGGGGGCTGTCTGTGCGGAGAGGGGCGAGGCGCGGCCGCGAGTATGTCACCCTGCGCAGTACCGGCATCAAGGTGTTGGATGACACCTTCCGCTCGGTGAGCACCCCCTTGAGGGAGGCCGCGGACCTGCGGGAAGACGCCCAG AATGCAACAGTCAATTTCAAAGAGCAGTGTGGACTCCCCCCGGTGGCCAATTTGAAGCAGTGCATCCAAAGCCTGGCCCCACGGCTGCAGACTGTGGAGGGCCCCCCCGCCGCTTGCTTGGTCCTGAAGGATGGCTGTCCATGCCTGGAGCCGGTGGGCAGCCTGCCGGACGCCACACGCAAGCTGCTCAGCGCCTACGATGCG ATGGTGCTGGCACACAGACAAGTGACTGAGAACGCAGACTCCATTCAGGAAAGAATTGCCCAGGTGCAGAAGGATG GGATGGAGTTTCATGAGGACCTGCCCAGGCTGGGGGAGAAGGAGGGGCTGAAGGGGCGCAAGCAGAGCAAAGCGGTGGAGAGCTTCGCCTGGAACATCACCGTGCTGAAG GGCCAGTGCGACCTGCTGCGCAGTGCCAAGGTGGACGCCCTGGATGCCCTGAGGCAGCTGGCGCTGGCCTGCGAGGCATGTGGGCTGGCGGCCACCTCTAAGCTGCAGTCCGGCTCAACTCAGCTCGACAACAACCACGCCAACCCCCGTCGGGGCAGTGCCCAGGGTAACGGGCGTATCTGA